One genomic window of Stigmatella ashevillena includes the following:
- the msrB gene encoding peptide-methionine (R)-S-oxide reductase MsrB, translated as MNRRSKGWWAGLLGVPLAALATGTAEKPLAESKPTAAQESPKPGASNEAKKTEAEWRKQLTPQQFHVLREKGTERAFTGKYWNHHEEGTYLCAACGQPLFSSETKFDSGTGWPSYWQPLTPGGVVLHEDSSLFMTRTEVLCARCGGHLGHVFDDGPAPTGMRYCINSVSLAFQKKH; from the coding sequence ATGAACCGACGATCCAAGGGGTGGTGGGCAGGCCTGCTCGGTGTTCCGTTGGCCGCGCTTGCCACGGGAACGGCTGAAAAGCCCCTGGCCGAATCCAAGCCCACCGCGGCACAGGAGTCCCCAAAGCCTGGTGCTTCGAATGAGGCGAAGAAGACGGAGGCGGAGTGGCGCAAGCAACTCACGCCCCAGCAGTTTCACGTGCTGCGCGAGAAGGGCACCGAGCGGGCCTTCACGGGCAAGTACTGGAATCACCACGAGGAGGGCACATACCTCTGTGCTGCGTGCGGCCAACCGCTCTTCTCCTCGGAGACCAAGTTTGATTCAGGCACTGGGTGGCCCAGCTATTGGCAGCCCCTGACGCCCGGGGGGGTGGTGCTCCACGAGGACTCCAGTCTGTTCATGACGCGCACGGAAGTGCTGTGCGCACGCTGCGGTGGCCATCTTGGCCATGTTTTCGACGATGGCCCTGCCCCCACGGGAATGCGGTACTGCATCAACTCGGTGTCTTTGGCCTTCCAGAAAAAGCACTGA
- a CDS encoding aldo/keto reductase yields the protein MPRTLGASGPTVSPLGLGLAALGRPGYITLGHSGDMGLDRSVQALERRAHAVLDAAYGAGVRYFDAARSYGQAEDFLASWLDSRGLKPGDVIVGSKWGYTYTAGWNVDAERHEVKDHSLAALRRQYTESRARLGAHLGLYQIHSATFDSGVLDDAAVLGALAKLREEGTRVGLSLSGPQQAAVLRRALEVRVDGQPLFSCVQATWNVLERSVGAALADAHACGWGIILKEAVANGRLGPRDVDPTLQPFRTLATEQGASPDVLAMAAALAQPWTSVVLSGAATVAQLDSHLRALTLPYGAALDARLLGMEENSAGYWATRGTLRWN from the coding sequence ATGCCTCGCACTCTCGGTGCCTCCGGGCCCACCGTCTCTCCCTTGGGACTCGGGCTGGCCGCCCTGGGGCGCCCTGGCTACATCACCCTCGGCCATTCGGGAGACATGGGCCTCGACCGCTCCGTGCAGGCGCTGGAACGCCGTGCCCATGCGGTGCTCGATGCGGCGTACGGCGCAGGCGTGCGCTACTTCGACGCGGCGCGCTCCTATGGCCAGGCCGAGGACTTCCTGGCCTCCTGGCTCGACTCGCGCGGACTCAAGCCAGGTGACGTCATCGTGGGCTCCAAGTGGGGCTACACGTACACCGCTGGCTGGAACGTGGACGCCGAACGCCACGAAGTGAAGGACCACTCGCTGGCCGCCTTGCGCCGCCAGTACACCGAGAGCCGCGCACGGCTGGGAGCGCATCTGGGCCTCTACCAGATCCACTCCGCCACCTTCGACAGCGGCGTCCTGGACGACGCTGCCGTGCTGGGAGCACTCGCCAAGCTGCGCGAAGAAGGCACGCGCGTGGGACTCTCGCTCAGTGGCCCCCAGCAAGCCGCGGTGTTGCGGCGCGCGCTGGAGGTACGTGTGGACGGCCAACCCTTGTTCTCCTGTGTGCAGGCCACATGGAATGTGCTCGAGCGCTCCGTAGGCGCTGCCCTCGCCGACGCCCACGCCTGCGGATGGGGCATCATCCTCAAGGAGGCCGTCGCCAATGGGCGGCTTGGCCCCCGTGACGTGGACCCCACCCTTCAGCCCTTTCGCACGCTGGCCACGGAGCAAGGAGCCAGCCCGGATGTGCTCGCCATGGCCGCCGCGTTGGCGCAGCCCTGGACGAGCGTGGTGCTCAGTGGCGCGGCCACCGTGGCGCAGCTCGACAGCCACCTGAGGGCCCTGACACTGCCCTACGGAGCGGCGCTCGACGCACGCCTGCTGGGCATGGAGGAAAACTCGGCGGGGTACTGGGCCACGCGGGGCACCCTGCGGTGGAACTGA